The proteins below come from a single bacterium BMS3Abin14 genomic window:
- the pheA gene encoding prephenate dehydratase, translating into MASHLNISYLGPQATFTHQAAWRAFGEGAGYIPAETIDDVFTAVQVGEAHRGVVPVENSNEGVVTSTMDLLVDSTLVITGEVILPVRLMLLSRENDLREILTVYSHPQAFAQCRRWLHENLRGSAFIDTRSTAEAASLCLSRDGTAAVAGAMASQLYEIPTLVENIGDWEENLTRFLVFSTHPAAPSGNDKTSLVFSIKDKVGALYEILKPFGETGINLTKIESRPSKKKAWDYVFFIDLEGHKDDPAVRDALRSLDKMCMFMKVLGSYPKGKVEDE; encoded by the coding sequence ATGGCTTCGCATCTGAATATTTCCTATCTGGGCCCTCAGGCCACTTTTACACACCAGGCGGCGTGGCGTGCGTTCGGCGAGGGAGCAGGATATATCCCCGCAGAGACTATCGACGACGTCTTTACTGCGGTCCAGGTGGGCGAAGCCCATCGGGGAGTGGTGCCTGTTGAGAACTCCAATGAGGGTGTGGTTACCTCCACCATGGATCTTCTTGTGGACTCCACACTTGTCATCACCGGCGAGGTCATATTGCCCGTCCGTCTGATGCTCCTGTCACGGGAAAACGATCTTCGGGAAATTCTCACGGTCTACTCCCATCCGCAGGCATTTGCCCAATGCCGGCGCTGGCTGCATGAAAACCTCAGGGGCTCGGCATTTATAGACACCAGGAGCACCGCTGAGGCGGCGTCCCTCTGTCTTTCCAGGGATGGGACTGCTGCTGTGGCCGGTGCGATGGCATCGCAGCTTTACGAAATTCCAACCCTTGTGGAGAATATAGGCGACTGGGAAGAGAACCTCACGCGGTTCCTTGTGTTTTCCACCCATCCGGCTGCGCCATCCGGGAACGATAAGACCTCGCTGGTTTTCTCCATCAAGGACAAGGTCGGGGCCCTCTATGAGATCCTCAAACCTTTCGGCGAAACGGGGATCAACCTGACGAAAATCGAGTCGCGACCCTCAAAAAAGAAGGCATGGGACTATGTTTTTTTCATCGATCTCGAGGGACACAAGGATGATCCGGCGGTGCGTGATGCTTTACGAAGCCTTGACAAAATGTGTATGTTTATGAAGGTGTTGGGATCTTATCCTAAAGGAAAGGTTGAAGATGAATGA
- the aroF_2 gene encoding phospho-2-dehydro-3-deoxyheptonate aldolase produces the protein MIIVLKPGSTQADIDYVEQKLKEKGLKVHLSMGEERTIIGAIGDERILREASLAAYPAVEKILPILKPFKLASRDFQNENSVIRVRGVAVGGKKIQIMAGPCSVEDRDGLLTVARAVKEAGGTFLRGGAFKPRSSPYSFQGLGEEGLKYLAEASRETGLAVVTELMDPRDADLVYRYADLIQIGARNMSNFSLLKEVGKFDKPVLLKRGLSATVKEFLMSAEYILDQGNMDVILCERGVRTFETETRNTLDLSAVPLVKSMSHLPIIVDPSHAVGRTDLVPPMSLAAVAAGADGLIIEVHQNPEEALCDGTQSLRLTEFADLMVRMGEIARVVGREI, from the coding sequence ATGATTATCGTACTTAAACCCGGATCAACACAGGCAGACATAGATTATGTCGAGCAGAAGCTGAAGGAAAAAGGATTGAAGGTTCATCTCTCCATGGGTGAGGAGAGGACCATTATCGGCGCAATCGGCGACGAAAGAATCCTCAGGGAGGCCTCCCTGGCCGCCTATCCGGCCGTTGAAAAGATCCTCCCCATTCTCAAACCGTTCAAGCTGGCCAGCCGTGATTTTCAGAATGAAAATTCCGTGATCCGGGTCCGTGGGGTCGCCGTGGGAGGCAAGAAGATTCAGATCATGGCGGGGCCATGCAGTGTTGAGGACCGTGACGGGCTGTTGACGGTGGCCAGGGCCGTTAAAGAGGCCGGCGGCACCTTCCTCAGGGGCGGCGCTTTCAAACCCCGCTCGTCGCCCTATTCATTCCAGGGTCTGGGAGAGGAGGGGCTCAAGTATCTCGCAGAGGCGAGCAGGGAGACCGGGCTGGCTGTCGTTACGGAGCTCATGGATCCCCGTGACGCCGACCTGGTTTACCGCTACGCGGATCTTATCCAGATCGGCGCCAGAAATATGTCGAACTTCTCCCTTCTCAAGGAGGTAGGCAAGTTTGACAAACCCGTACTTCTGAAGAGGGGGCTCTCGGCCACCGTGAAAGAGTTTCTCATGTCCGCCGAATATATTCTGGACCAGGGAAACATGGACGTAATCCTCTGCGAGAGAGGAGTGCGGACCTTCGAAACCGAGACCAGGAATACCCTTGATCTTTCCGCTGTGCCGCTCGTCAAATCCATGAGCCATCTGCCCATTATCGTGGATCCCAGCCATGCCGTGGGCAGGACGGATCTTGTGCCCCCCATGTCGTTGGCCGCGGTGGCTGCCGGTGCGGACGGGCTTATTATAGAGGTCCATCAGAACCCGGAAGAGGCGCTTTGCGATGGTACCCAATCCCTCAGACTGACGGAATTTGCCGATCTCATGGTGAGGATGGGGGAAATTGCGAGGGTAGTGGGCAGGGAAATTTGA
- the hisC2_2 gene encoding histidinol-phosphate aminotransferase 2 — MKQYKYRPAYRSVEDLLPYHTGKPIEELSRELGLERIIKLASNENPMGMSPFAMAAAREALSSLNRYPDGVAYNLKGLLAERHGVPGNMIVLGNGSNDILELLVQLLVCEGDETVYGWPAFIVYRLCTLAHGGRGVEVPLDGAMVHDLDAMAEAVTPNTRIVFIANPNNPTGSYVTGPEIEIFLDALPENVVPVLDEAYFEYAADRPGYPDGIELLKQGRSLVVTRTFSKAYGLAGLRVGYAVMPEKLAELLNRIRQPFNVNSVGQAAATAALEDEKFIRETVRLNRTEMEALSDGVGSLGLEMTPSAGNFMLIDLMGAKGETVYQALLEKGVIVRPMTGYGLPGHLRVTIGNPDENRYFLEKLTEIILRNEA, encoded by the coding sequence ATGAAACAGTATAAATACAGACCCGCATACCGATCGGTAGAGGACCTGCTTCCCTACCACACAGGAAAACCCATTGAGGAGCTTTCGAGGGAGTTGGGCCTGGAGAGGATCATCAAGCTGGCATCCAACGAGAACCCCATGGGGATGTCTCCCTTCGCTATGGCGGCGGCCCGGGAGGCATTGAGCAGCCTCAATCGTTATCCCGACGGAGTCGCCTACAACCTGAAAGGACTGTTGGCCGAAAGACACGGTGTACCCGGAAATATGATTGTTCTGGGGAACGGGTCAAACGACATTCTCGAACTTCTTGTCCAGCTGCTCGTTTGCGAAGGTGATGAAACCGTGTACGGTTGGCCGGCATTCATCGTCTACCGGCTCTGTACTCTGGCACACGGGGGCAGAGGTGTGGAGGTGCCTCTCGATGGCGCCATGGTCCATGATCTTGACGCCATGGCTGAGGCGGTTACCCCCAACACCCGTATCGTCTTTATCGCCAACCCCAACAACCCCACCGGTTCCTACGTAACCGGGCCCGAGATTGAGATTTTTCTCGACGCATTGCCGGAAAATGTGGTTCCGGTATTAGACGAGGCCTATTTCGAATATGCCGCGGATCGGCCTGGCTATCCCGACGGAATTGAACTTCTCAAGCAGGGCAGGTCATTGGTTGTAACGAGGACCTTCTCCAAGGCTTACGGCCTGGCGGGCCTCAGGGTTGGATATGCCGTCATGCCCGAGAAACTTGCGGAGCTTCTGAACAGGATTCGCCAGCCCTTCAACGTCAACAGCGTTGGGCAGGCGGCAGCGACGGCGGCCCTTGAGGACGAGAAATTTATACGGGAAACCGTCAGATTGAACAGGACTGAGATGGAGGCCCTTTCGGATGGTGTCGGTTCCCTTGGACTGGAAATGACGCCTTCGGCCGGCAACTTCATGCTCATCGACCTCATGGGCGCAAAGGGCGAGACCGTCTATCAGGCATTGCTGGAGAAGGGCGTAATCGTCCGCCCCATGACGGGTTACGGTCTTCCCGGGCACCTTCGAGTGACAATCGGCAACCCTGATGAAAACAGGTATTTTCTGGAGAAACTCACCGAAATAATATTAAGAAATGAGGCCTGA
- a CDS encoding cyclohexadienyl dehydrogenase, which translates to MKGRSDDIRFDRIYLLGTGLIGGSLALDLRANGLAGTIVGSDSDPRSLRMAIDMGILDEHLQPTRENFRMCDLVILAIPVLNLVEVLGEGFDAGTLVTDVGSVKTPLVKAYLKSKERGADYGFVPAHPIAGDERSGPDAARQGLFRGARTIITPVVENDPDIVPVSAMWRGVGARVEIMDPEYHDSVFAWVSHLPHMAAYGIVDAVLEKDRSWVSFSGGGLRDFTRVAASSPRMWADIAVANRSLLLEALSGFRASIDKIYKAVESGDHDRLEDTFRRIAAARREMK; encoded by the coding sequence TTGAAGGGGCGCTCCGACGATATCCGGTTCGACCGGATTTACCTGCTGGGAACCGGCCTGATCGGCGGTTCGCTGGCGCTCGATCTGCGCGCCAACGGCCTGGCCGGGACAATAGTCGGCAGCGATAGTGATCCGCGTTCACTCCGGATGGCCATCGATATGGGGATCCTGGACGAACACCTTCAGCCAACCCGGGAAAATTTCCGTATGTGCGATCTGGTTATCCTCGCCATCCCGGTCCTGAACCTCGTGGAGGTCCTTGGAGAAGGTTTCGATGCTGGCACGCTGGTTACCGATGTGGGGAGCGTGAAGACCCCCCTTGTCAAGGCCTATCTGAAGTCGAAAGAGCGCGGTGCGGACTATGGCTTCGTTCCTGCGCATCCCATTGCCGGGGATGAAAGATCGGGCCCTGATGCTGCCCGGCAGGGGCTGTTTCGCGGGGCGCGAACGATAATTACACCCGTTGTGGAGAACGATCCTGATATCGTCCCCGTGTCGGCGATGTGGAGGGGAGTGGGCGCCAGGGTGGAAATTATGGATCCGGAATACCACGATTCCGTCTTTGCCTGGGTCAGTCACCTTCCTCACATGGCGGCCTACGGCATCGTTGACGCTGTCCTGGAGAAGGACCGCTCCTGGGTTTCCTTCTCCGGCGGCGGACTGAGAGACTTTACACGGGTGGCTGCAAGCAGTCCCAGGATGTGGGCGGATATCGCGGTGGCAAACAGGAGCCTTCTCCTGGAGGCGCTGAGCGGATTTCGGGCGAGCATCGACAAAATCTACAAAGCTGTCGAATCCGGCGATCACGACAGGCTGGAGGATACTTTTCGTCGTATAGCCGCTGCCAGGAGGGAGATGAAGTGA
- the aroA gene encoding 3-phosphoshikimate 1-carboxyvinyltransferase has product MRWVISPSGPLSGEIHVPGDKSVTHRAYILGAVSVGETVVSGFLRAEDTDNTLDAIRSLGVDVKSDGDVVLIRGRGPNGLSEPDNVLDLGNSGTGVRLLAGLLAGCPFLSVLTGDSSLRRRPMGRITDPLRKMGAVIDGRDGGRLLPLVIRGGSLKGVETVSPVSSAQVKTCVLLAGLQAGGTTIFREPVLSRDHTGRMLKSMGVDLFTEDLASGGSSTIMQGGQSLSPCEIAVPGDISSAAFFLVAGAIISGSDITIRNVGVNPTRTGIVRLLSAMGADVEIDDRPWEVEPVADIRVRGTARLKGFKVPIEWVPSIIDELPLVAVAAAAADGVTEIRGAGELRFKESDRITGTVRMLQQTGVKARELDDGFIVEGGGAIRGADFVSGGDHRIAMASAILALLAGEASRVSDIQCVATSFGSFPDVLNALSSGSLVSEPSAERGNFPALSGVD; this is encoded by the coding sequence GTGAGATGGGTCATATCTCCGTCCGGGCCTCTATCTGGCGAAATCCATGTCCCGGGGGATAAATCCGTCACCCACAGGGCCTATATTCTGGGCGCCGTTTCCGTCGGGGAAACCGTTGTTTCAGGGTTCCTGAGAGCGGAAGATACCGACAATACTCTCGACGCGATCCGATCCCTTGGCGTGGATGTCAAATCCGACGGAGATGTGGTACTCATCCGCGGCCGCGGGCCGAACGGTCTTTCGGAACCGGACAACGTACTTGACCTGGGGAATTCCGGCACCGGCGTCAGACTCCTGGCCGGCCTCCTGGCCGGATGCCCGTTCCTGTCCGTGTTGACAGGGGATTCCTCTCTACGACGGCGCCCCATGGGACGCATCACAGACCCGCTAAGGAAAATGGGGGCCGTCATCGACGGGCGGGATGGGGGACGGCTTCTGCCGCTGGTAATTCGCGGCGGCAGCCTGAAGGGGGTTGAAACCGTATCCCCGGTTTCAAGCGCCCAGGTTAAAACATGCGTTCTTCTTGCGGGTCTTCAGGCCGGTGGAACGACAATTTTCAGGGAGCCTGTCCTCAGCCGGGATCATACCGGAAGGATGCTCAAGAGCATGGGGGTGGATCTCTTCACCGAGGACTTAGCCAGCGGGGGAAGCTCCACCATTATGCAGGGGGGACAGAGCCTCTCCCCATGCGAAATAGCCGTTCCCGGGGATATCTCGTCCGCTGCATTTTTTCTCGTAGCCGGGGCCATAATCAGCGGTTCTGACATCACGATCAGGAACGTCGGAGTCAACCCGACCCGGACCGGAATTGTCCGTCTGTTAAGCGCAATGGGAGCCGACGTGGAAATCGATGACCGTCCCTGGGAAGTTGAACCGGTGGCGGATATCAGGGTTCGCGGGACAGCGCGTCTGAAGGGGTTCAAGGTCCCGATTGAGTGGGTCCCCAGTATTATAGATGAACTCCCCCTGGTTGCGGTAGCGGCTGCCGCCGCCGATGGGGTTACCGAGATCCGGGGCGCCGGGGAATTGAGGTTCAAGGAATCCGACAGGATCACCGGCACGGTGAGAATGCTTCAGCAGACCGGGGTAAAGGCCCGGGAACTTGATGACGGCTTTATCGTCGAGGGAGGTGGGGCAATCAGGGGAGCTGATTTTGTCAGTGGTGGAGATCACCGCATTGCCATGGCATCCGCTATCCTTGCCCTCCTCGCGGGAGAAGCGAGCAGGGTTTCCGACATCCAATGCGTCGCTACTTCTTTTGGAAGCTTTCCCGACGTACTCAATGCCCTCTCTTCCGGATCACTGGTCTCTGAACCTTCGGCGGAACGAGGTAATTTCCCGGCATTGAGCGGGGTCGACTGA
- the cmk gene encoding cytidylate kinase: MKQIVAIDGPSGAGKSTVSRELAKRLGYVHLDTGAMYRTVALAAIRSGVEMEDEIALDALCDRIRIKLVDTGSGIKVNLDGEDVSELIRSPEMSLASSAVSGVSSVRRHMVRLQREMGSCGGMVAEGRDMGTVVFPDTRAKFYLDASVGERALRRWLELGGPEARDSLDKVEEDMRERDHNDSTRADSPLRLADDAVVVDTTDMSPDEVVDLLFRRVKELEKKP, encoded by the coding sequence GTGAAGCAGATTGTCGCCATTGATGGACCGTCCGGAGCGGGGAAGAGCACCGTTTCCCGTGAGTTGGCGAAGCGTCTGGGGTACGTTCACCTCGATACGGGGGCGATGTACCGGACGGTCGCGCTGGCTGCGATCAGGAGCGGCGTGGAAATGGAAGATGAAATTGCCCTCGACGCTCTTTGCGACAGGATACGCATCAAACTTGTCGACACCGGGTCCGGAATTAAGGTGAACCTGGACGGGGAGGATGTTTCTGAACTTATCCGAAGCCCCGAGATGAGCCTCGCGTCATCTGCCGTGTCCGGGGTCAGTTCCGTCAGGCGTCACATGGTCCGCCTTCAACGGGAAATGGGAAGCTGTGGCGGCATGGTGGCTGAGGGCAGGGATATGGGAACAGTCGTATTCCCCGACACCCGGGCCAAATTTTACCTCGACGCATCCGTCGGGGAAAGGGCGCTAAGACGCTGGCTTGAACTCGGTGGACCGGAAGCAAGGGATTCGCTGGATAAAGTTGAAGAGGATATGCGGGAGCGCGACCACAACGATTCCACACGGGCCGACTCTCCTCTCAGACTCGCGGATGATGCCGTCGTTGTGGACACAACCGACATGTCCCCGGATGAGGTCGTGGACCTTCTTTTCAGACGGGTTAAGGAATTGGAGAAAAAGCCGTGA
- the ispH gene encoding 4-hydroxy-3-methylbut-2-enyl diphosphate reductase has protein sequence MSEIILAETAGFCFGVERAVEIAVSALEKGPKPVYTLGPIIHNPQEVQRLEAMGLLMAENLDDIERGTVIIRSHGAQKGVIEMARLKGLNVVDATCPFVNRLKERVETLAGENYQILIVGQADHPEVKAILSFAPADSLVAKSVQELKENPGIKSRVGIVAQTTHALENLQRVASYCVGICKEIKVFRTTCQTTDARRKQVRDMAGKVDVMIVVGGRNSANTARLTEAATEECPRTHQIESAEEIAALGIHPGSKVGVTAGASTPGWVIDDVVGTLKKSPG, from the coding sequence GTGAGTGAGATTATTCTGGCGGAAACAGCCGGGTTTTGCTTCGGTGTGGAGAGGGCTGTGGAAATAGCCGTTTCGGCGCTTGAAAAGGGCCCGAAACCGGTTTATACGCTTGGTCCCATCATCCATAATCCACAGGAGGTGCAGCGGCTCGAGGCCATGGGGTTGCTGATGGCGGAAAATCTGGACGATATTGAGAGAGGAACCGTTATTATCCGTTCCCATGGTGCACAGAAGGGTGTTATCGAGATGGCGAGGTTGAAGGGCCTCAATGTGGTTGACGCCACCTGTCCCTTCGTCAACAGGCTAAAGGAAAGAGTGGAAACCCTTGCCGGCGAAAATTACCAGATCCTCATTGTGGGCCAGGCCGACCATCCGGAGGTAAAAGCTATCCTTAGTTTTGCCCCCGCGGACAGTCTGGTGGCCAAAAGCGTCCAGGAACTTAAAGAAAATCCAGGCATAAAGTCCAGAGTCGGCATTGTCGCCCAGACGACACATGCCCTGGAGAACCTGCAGCGTGTCGCTTCCTACTGCGTTGGGATCTGCAAGGAGATCAAGGTCTTCAGAACCACCTGCCAGACCACCGACGCGAGAAGAAAGCAGGTGCGGGATATGGCCGGGAAGGTGGATGTCATGATCGTTGTGGGCGGCAGAAACAGCGCTAACACTGCGAGGCTCACGGAGGCAGCGACCGAGGAGTGTCCAAGGACCCACCAGATTGAAAGCGCGGAAGAGATAGCTGCCCTGGGGATACACCCGGGCTCGAAGGTTGGTGTGACGGCGGGCGCTTCCACCCCAGGCTGGGTTATCGACGATGTCGTCGGTACCCTGAAGAAATCTCCTGGATAG
- the rpsA gene encoding 30S ribosomal protein S1 has product MIIEEKNSLTGEENDDEASREPVSVSAEVVEVIVGVEDDGSVEIEDDVSDEIEDDDYEEEEDFAKLYEASIKDLKEREVVSGSVIGITDDGVLVDVGYKSEGMIPRKQFEDENGELTVGVGDEVEVFLEKKEDAEGLIYLSKEKADKMKVWNDIGKAYDDNKPVSGKIISRIKGGLTVDIGVKAFLPGSQVDIRPIRNLDRLVGEEFFFKIIKFNPRRGNVVLSRRVLLEDERESKKEETLKVLEEGSVMEGVVKNITDYGAFIDLGGIDGLLHITDLSWGRLQHPSEIITVGDTVNVKVLKFDREKERVSLGMKQLTEDPWELVSDRYPIGARVSGTVVSITDYGAFVKLEDGVEGLVHISEMTWNRRVKHPSKLVDVGDLVETQVLNFDKDNRRISLGMKQVEPNPWDVVAEHYPPGSIIEGKVRTLTDFGAFVGLEEGIDGLIHVSDMSWTRKINHPSEVVKKGDPVKVVVLSVDKTRERLSLGLKQLSTNPWEQIGSTYPVGSILTGKVVSHADFGTFVQLMEGIEGLIHVSEMGLEDGQSAAEAYPPDSEVKVKILSLDSDERKVSLSITAAQEGSSAGKYSSYLNNNSEGGGTLGDILGASLAAQMDQTDLSSDEEQVEPPSEEARADLSSDEEQAEPPSEEAQADLSSDDVAADAEDGGEADKSGEGESGKA; this is encoded by the coding sequence ATGATTATCGAAGAGAAAAATTCCCTCACAGGTGAGGAAAACGACGATGAAGCGTCGAGGGAACCTGTCAGTGTCAGTGCCGAGGTTGTGGAGGTAATCGTTGGTGTCGAGGACGATGGAAGCGTCGAAATTGAGGACGATGTAAGCGACGAGATTGAGGACGATGATTACGAGGAAGAGGAAGATTTTGCAAAACTCTATGAGGCAAGCATCAAGGACCTCAAGGAACGGGAGGTCGTAAGCGGTTCCGTCATCGGGATCACGGATGATGGTGTTCTCGTGGATGTCGGGTATAAATCCGAAGGAATGATCCCAAGGAAACAGTTTGAGGATGAAAACGGTGAGCTAACCGTTGGAGTCGGTGATGAGGTGGAGGTTTTTCTCGAGAAGAAGGAGGATGCCGAGGGGCTGATCTACCTTTCCAAAGAGAAGGCCGACAAGATGAAGGTCTGGAACGATATTGGAAAGGCCTATGACGATAACAAACCTGTCAGCGGCAAGATAATATCGAGGATCAAGGGCGGCCTGACTGTTGACATTGGTGTTAAGGCTTTCCTGCCGGGGTCTCAGGTGGACATTCGGCCCATCAGGAATCTGGATCGCCTGGTCGGCGAGGAATTCTTCTTCAAGATCATTAAATTCAACCCGCGTCGAGGCAATGTCGTTCTCTCACGAAGAGTCCTCCTGGAGGACGAAAGGGAAAGCAAGAAAGAGGAAACGCTGAAAGTCCTCGAAGAAGGCAGCGTGATGGAAGGGGTCGTAAAAAACATCACCGATTACGGCGCTTTTATCGACCTCGGTGGTATCGACGGTCTCCTCCATATCACCGACCTGTCGTGGGGCCGTCTCCAGCATCCCTCGGAAATTATAACCGTGGGGGACACCGTGAACGTTAAAGTCCTGAAGTTCGACCGCGAAAAGGAACGGGTATCCCTCGGGATGAAACAGTTGACCGAGGATCCGTGGGAATTGGTCTCCGACAGGTATCCGATTGGCGCCAGGGTTAGCGGCACGGTTGTAAGCATTACCGATTACGGCGCTTTCGTTAAGCTTGAAGATGGGGTCGAGGGCCTGGTCCACATCTCGGAGATGACATGGAACCGTAGGGTCAAGCATCCTTCGAAGCTTGTGGATGTCGGTGATCTTGTCGAGACCCAGGTCCTGAATTTCGACAAGGATAACCGCAGGATTTCTCTTGGCATGAAACAGGTTGAGCCCAACCCATGGGATGTCGTCGCGGAGCATTATCCTCCAGGGAGCATAATTGAGGGTAAAGTGAGGACGCTTACCGATTTCGGGGCTTTTGTGGGGCTCGAGGAAGGAATTGACGGACTCATCCATGTCAGTGACATGTCCTGGACCAGGAAAATCAACCATCCCTCTGAGGTCGTCAAGAAGGGTGATCCCGTAAAGGTCGTGGTGCTCAGTGTCGATAAAACCAGAGAAAGGCTCTCCCTCGGGCTTAAACAACTTAGCACGAATCCCTGGGAGCAGATCGGTTCGACGTATCCGGTCGGGTCCATTCTCACCGGCAAGGTTGTAAGCCACGCTGATTTCGGAACGTTCGTGCAGTTAATGGAAGGCATTGAGGGTTTGATCCACGTCTCCGAGATGGGCCTTGAAGATGGACAGAGCGCTGCGGAGGCATACCCTCCGGATTCCGAGGTGAAAGTCAAGATCTTGAGTCTGGATTCCGATGAGCGAAAGGTCAGCCTGAGTATTACGGCGGCGCAGGAAGGGTCTTCCGCCGGGAAGTATTCCTCCTATCTGAACAACAACAGTGAGGGTGGTGGAACACTTGGAGACATACTGGGAGCCTCCCTGGCAGCCCAGATGGATCAGACTGATCTCTCTTCCGATGAGGAGCAGGTCGAACCTCCTTCCGAAGAAGCCCGGGCTGATCTCTCTTCCGACGAAGAACAGGCCGAACCCCCTTCCGAAGAAGCCCAGGCTGATCTCTCTTCCGACGATGTTGCTGCAGATGCGGAGGATGGTGGAGAGGCTGACAAAAGTGGGGAAGGGGAGTCCGGAAAGGCCTGA
- the accA gene encoding acetyl-coenzyme A carboxylase carboxyl transferase subunit alpha, translating to MVEFYLDFEKPIVEMEKRIEELRHMETGESGLDLTDDVQRLEKKLDKLRSELYKKLDRWQRTLLARHPMRPYTLDFIELLTKNFIELHGDRVFGDDPSIVGGIGRFFEKPLMVIGHQKGRNTKQKVMRNFGMSHPEGYRKALRLMKMAERFRIPILTLVDTPGAFPGIQAEERGQAEAIARNLIEMSDLTVPIITVITGEGGSGGALALAVANRVLMMENSTYSVISPEGCAAILWKNQAFSKDAAEAMKLTAQDSLSNGIIDEIVSEPLGGAHRNYAAAADVLGGYIKRHLDELSELGPAELVEDRWARFRKIGVYRES from the coding sequence ATGGTTGAATTCTATCTGGATTTTGAAAAGCCGATCGTGGAGATGGAAAAACGCATCGAGGAACTTCGCCACATGGAAACGGGGGAGTCCGGACTTGATCTGACCGACGATGTCCAGAGGCTCGAAAAGAAACTGGACAAGCTAAGGAGCGAACTCTATAAAAAGCTGGACAGGTGGCAGCGAACTCTCCTTGCCAGGCACCCGATGAGGCCTTACACCCTCGATTTCATTGAATTATTAACTAAAAATTTTATCGAACTGCATGGAGATCGTGTTTTTGGTGACGACCCATCCATCGTTGGCGGAATTGGCCGTTTTTTTGAAAAACCCCTGATGGTAATCGGGCATCAAAAGGGAAGAAACACCAAGCAGAAGGTCATGCGAAACTTCGGCATGTCCCACCCGGAGGGATACCGAAAGGCCCTGCGCCTGATGAAGATGGCTGAGCGTTTCAGGATTCCCATCCTGACCCTTGTGGACACCCCGGGGGCATTCCCGGGCATCCAGGCAGAGGAAAGAGGCCAGGCTGAGGCCATCGCCCGGAATCTCATAGAGATGTCCGATCTTACCGTTCCGATCATTACCGTGATAACGGGTGAAGGAGGAAGTGGAGGCGCGCTCGCGTTAGCTGTGGCCAACAGGGTTCTCATGATGGAGAACAGCACCTATTCAGTTATCTCACCGGAGGGCTGCGCCGCCATTCTCTGGAAGAACCAGGCTTTTTCCAAAGATGCCGCCGAAGCCATGAAGCTCACTGCCCAGGACAGTCTCTCCAACGGGATAATCGATGAAATTGTGTCCGAACCCCTGGGCGGCGCTCACAGGAATTACGCCGCTGCGGCAGACGTACTCGGAGGCTACATTAAAAGGCACCTTGATGAACTTTCTGAACTGGGACCCGCTGAGCTGGTTGAGGATCGTTGGGCCAGGTTCCGCAAAATCGGGGTCTACAGAGAGTCATAG